The sequence GATAGAAGCCGGGCTGGTCGATGTAGGCGGACAGCGTGGGCCGGCTTGAGCCCTGCGTCCCCTTGTCGGTGAACTGCGACAGCACGCCGAAGGGCTTGTTGAACAGGATCACGCGGTTCACGGCGTCTCCGGTCGCAGGGTGGTGATCCCAACGGATGCCGCGCGCGCGAGATCCTCGTCCAGCGACATGGGAATGTACTCTCCCCGCCGCCAGAGCTGCGCCAGGTCGTCGTAGTGGCGGGACAGGAAGTGGCCGGACTGGCCGGTCGACGTGATGAAAACCGACGAGTTGGGATCGGCAAAGTCGTAGACCCCGCGATAGCCCGCACCGTGCACGTTGTCGAAGGGGTCGGGCAGGGTGCCCTTGGTCCGCCCGCGCTGCAGCGTGTTGTCCCCGCCAGAGGTGGATTGCCGGATGTTCACGAAATACCGCAGCACGGGCACCTTTCCCAGCACCGGGTGGTCGTGTGTCGCCTGGTGCGCATCCCCCCAGCGCAGGGATTCAAGCTGCGACCCCCAGTTCTCGTCGATCCAGATGAGCGCGTCGTCGAGCGCCAGCCGCGCCATGTCGGGGCAGGTCTCGACGGGGGCGGACTGGCGCACGTCGCACCATGCGGAGGCCCCGTCCACGTCGCGGAACACCCGCTCGATGAAGAGAGGCTCCACATGGGTGAACTCGGCGGCAAGCGGGCCCAGGTCGTCCTGGATCAGCCGTGCCTGAAGCGCCCTGAGCCAGGCGGCGTAGATCAGCGGTTCGGGCAGATGTTCGTTCATTTCGCCCGACCATTCCGCCAGCAGTCCCAGCGCCCTCTGCCGTTGACGTTCGGCGGTGCCGTCCGGGGCTGTGCCTTCGGTGAACCACAGGTCCGCACCGATCAGCGGCAACAGCGACCGCGCGGTGAAGCTCACCGTGTCGAGCTGCGCCTCGATGAAGCTGTCGCGCGTATGGACCTGACGGCCCTGCATCAGGCGCTGCCACCGCTGGATGCGCTGCGTATCGCCCCAAAGGTAGGAGACATGGTTCGGAAAAGGACGGTCCACCGTCTTGTTGTTGGTATTGCCAAGGATACCGCCAGCGGGGGCGACGAATGCCGGGTTCGCGGTGAAGGGCATCACGCCCTGCCAGCGGTTCGCGGCGATCCAGCCGGGCGAGGGAAGCCGCCCTTTCGACTGGTGCGCCGGGTCGCGCCGGGGCAACGCGCCGATGGTCTTCATCGCGATCTGCTGGCGATCCACCAGCGTGAGGTTCTGGGCCGGTGCGATATAGCGTTCCGACGCCCGGATCGCCTCGGCGATGGATTTGGCCTCCATCAGGTCGAGCGCCGCGGCGAGCGAGGTGTCCTTGGCGCTGAGCACCGTCCAGCTGAGCGAGGCGACATGCCCTGGCGGCGTGATGCTGGCGAGATTGTAATGGCTGCCGGGAAGCACCGGGCCGTTGTCGGTCCACCGCAGGGTGACGGTGACGGGATCGGCGTCCTTGACCGTGATGATGGAGGACCGGGTGACGAAATCCTTGAACCCCTCCGGCGTGCGGTACTGCTCTCCGTCATCGGGGTTCAGCGCCTCGATGTGCACGTCCTGATCGTCCACGTAGGCAGAGGTCAGTCCCCAGCCGAGGGTGGCGGACCGGCCGGTCAGCACCGCCGGGATGCCGGGGATCGTGCCGCCGATCACCCCGCCCGACGCCAGTTCCATCCGCGCGAGGTACCAGATCGACGGTGCGGAGAACCCCAGATGCGGGTCGTTCGCCAGCAATGTGCCGCCCGAGGCAGAGCGCGAGGGCGCGGCGGCCCAGGCATTCGACGCGCCGGCAAAGGCGATGTCCTTGAACGGCGACAGCGGATGCGGGTCGAGCGGGATGTTTTCCGCGAAACGGGTCACGCCAGGGACGATCTGGGCATATTCCGGAAGCGCCGCCACGCCGGGCCCGGGCACGTCCGGCAGGATGTCGCGGATGCGGTCCGGCTCGGGCAGGGCCAGCGAGACCCGTGCGCGCAGCACTTCGGCCTGCAGATGCGCAGACAGTTGCAGCCCCATCAGCTTGGTGATGGCGATGGAATCCGCAGGCCGCCAGGGTGCCATGGGCGCGTTGAACAGCAGCATCTCGGGCGCGCCGCGGCCCAGCGCCTCGGTGTTGATCTGGGTGATGCGCGCGTTCACGCCGGCGGAATAGGCTTCCAGCTTGGCGCGGGTCGCCGGGTCGAGCGCATCCACCGATTGCACCGACAGCCGGTAGATGTCGAACCTCCGGAGGAGCCTGTCGGTGTTCAGCGTGGCTGCGCCGAAGACCTCGCTCAGCCGGCCCTGCGCGGTGCGTCGCAGGGTGATCATCTGCCACATGCGGTCCTGTGCATGCGCAAACCCGAGACCGAAGAACACGTCGAGATCGTCCTCGCCGAATATATGCGGCACGTTGGCGTTGTCGCGGACGATCTCGACGGGGGCGGTCAGCCCCGCGACCTCGACGTCGTCGTTGTAGTCGGGCAGCGAGCGCGCCGCGAGCCAGTAGACCAGCCCCACCGCCACGACGCTGATCGCGATCAGCGCCGCGGTGATCCTCACGAGCCAGCGAAAGACAGTGACCATGAAACTCTCCGAGGGACCGGCGCGATTGACCAGCGCGCGCAGGGTGATAGGTAAATCTCTGACTAGCGCAACTGATGGACAAGGAAAAGCAGATGGCGAAACTCGCATTCTTGGGACTGGGCGTCATGGGCGCGCCGATGGCGGGGCATCTGCAGAAGGCGGGGCATGACGTGACCGTCTATAACCGCACCGCGTCCAAGGCCGAGGATTGGGCGAGCGCCCACGGCGGGTCCATGGCGCGCACGCCGCGCGAAGCGGTAAAGGACGCCGAGGTCGTGATGGCCTGCGTCGGCAACGACGACGACCTGCGGTCGGTCTGTCTGGGCGACGACGGGGCCTTTGCCGGGATGACTGCGGGGGCGATCTTTGTCGATCATACCACCGTGTCGGCGGCGGTGACGCGCGAACTGTACAAGACCGCCGACGCCGCGCAGATCAGTTTCGTCGATGCCCCGATTTCCGGCGGGCAGGCGGGCGCGGAGAACGGACAGCTTTCGATCATGTGCGGTGGTGACACGGGGGCCTTCGACCGGGCGCTTCCGGTGATGGAGGTCTACGCCAAGATCTGCCGGCGCATCGGCGAGAGCGGCGCGGGCCAGATGACCAAGATGTGCAACCAGATCGCCATCGCGGGCGTGGTGCAGGGCCTGTCCGAGGCGCTGCATTTCGCCGAGAAGGCGGGCCTCGACGGCCGCGCGGTGGTCGAGGTCATCAGCCAGGGCGCCGCCGGTTCCTGGCAGATGGCGAACCGCTATGAAACCATGCTGGACGACAAGTTCGACCACGGTTTCGCGGTGGACTGGATGCGCAAGGACCTCGGCATCTGCCTTGACGCCGGGGACGAGGTGGGCGCGAGCCTGCCGGTGACCGCCCTCGTCGATCAGTTCTACAAGGATGTGCAGAAGCTGGGCGGCGGGCGCTGGGACACCTCCGCGCTGATCAAGCGCCTGCGCGCCGCGGGCTAGGGCCTGTTCTCGCGGGAACAGGAAAAATATCTTGCGATAACTTAAAATTATCAAGAGGTTACGTTGGTAAGTTAAGGTAACCAAGTTCGGTGATCGAAAATGGCAGATAATGTCGTTATCTGGACCCTGGACTGGGTCCCGATGCCAGATGGTCCGGCTGGCTTTGTCCGTGACCTGCGGCTGCGATGGGCATGTGAAGAAGCGGGCTTGTCTTACGAGGTCCGCACAATTCCATTTGAAGGCCGCGAAGCCAACCACCTTGACCGGCAACCGTTCGGACAAGTGCCGTACCTTGATGACGGTGAAATAAGGATGTTCGAAAGCGGCGCCTGCCTGCTTCATCTCGCCCGGAAAAGCGAAGTGCTGATGCCCCGCGACCCGGTCGATGAAGCCCAGGCCCTGCAATGGACTTTTGCTGCGCTCAACTCGGTGGAAATGGTATCGGTCCCCTGGTGGTTTCTGGACATGACAGGTGCGCAGGAAAACGGCTTGACCGGCTGGCTCGAAAGTCGGCTTTCGCATATCGATCGTGTCCTGAGCGAGCGCGAATGGCTGGCAGCGGATCGTTTCACGGTCGCGGACCTCGCAATGGCCGATGTGCTGCGTGTCGGAAAAGTCAGGTCCTTCGGAGACCGCCCCGCGACAGAAGCCTATCTCAGCCGTGTCACGGACCGTCCGGCTTTCAAGAAGGCCTACTCCGATCAAATGGCCCACTTTGCGGCAGCCGAGGCGAAAAGAGCCCAAGCCCAGGGTTGACCGGCGGGTTTGGCCGCAGAGCCGACCCCCCAACTGTCTCCGTCTGATTGTCCGCTTTCGGTTTTTCCGATGGCGTCGGGTCAAGCGGGGGGCTGCTCACCACCTGGTTCAGAACCGGCGTCGGCGCGCCGGGGCGATGGCTGCCCCGGCGCGGCACTGGCAATCGGCGAAATGAAACCGGATCAGGGGATGATGCGGGTGTACTTGGTGCCTTCCAGCGTTGCGCCAAGGCGCAGTCCCGCGCGGCCGAATACGGCGGCCAATACGGGGCTCAGGACGGTGGTGGTGTCGGCCGACACGCTGTCGCCCTTGTCTGAAATCACGTATTCCACGTCAGCACCTGCGGCCCAGCCCGGAGAGCGGCGGAACTCCGACAGGGCTGCCGGGGTCATGAAGAACAGCACATGGGCGTATTGCTGCGCCCCGATCTGAAGGCCGCCCGAGCCCTTGACGACGGAATAGTAATCAACCGTCACGTCATCGATCAGCAGCGCGCCGCGCCCGTAGGCGCCACCAAAGCCCAGTCCCGCTTCGGTCACCAGCGGCATCACCAGCATCCCGTTGGCCTTGTCCGCAAGGTTCCGGGTGTTGGGATAAAGCCGATACATCTCTTCGACCGTGGCGCGCACGCGGGCGTCGATGGTCGTGCTGCCCCGCGATCCGACACCGTTGCCACATGCCGCGAGGACGGGAGTTGCGGAAAGCGCACCCAAGGTAAAGGCACGCCGCGAAAGCATAGATTTTTTCATGTTGTTCTGCCCGTGAAAGTTGCCTGTTGCCGGTTGGTCC is a genomic window of Sulfitobacter alexandrii containing:
- a CDS encoding penicillin acylase family protein, whose product is MVTVFRWLVRITAALIAISVVAVGLVYWLAARSLPDYNDDVEVAGLTAPVEIVRDNANVPHIFGEDDLDVFFGLGFAHAQDRMWQMITLRRTAQGRLSEVFGAATLNTDRLLRRFDIYRLSVQSVDALDPATRAKLEAYSAGVNARITQINTEALGRGAPEMLLFNAPMAPWRPADSIAITKLMGLQLSAHLQAEVLRARVSLALPEPDRIRDILPDVPGPGVAALPEYAQIVPGVTRFAENIPLDPHPLSPFKDIAFAGASNAWAAAPSRSASGGTLLANDPHLGFSAPSIWYLARMELASGGVIGGTIPGIPAVLTGRSATLGWGLTSAYVDDQDVHIEALNPDDGEQYRTPEGFKDFVTRSSIITVKDADPVTVTLRWTDNGPVLPGSHYNLASITPPGHVASLSWTVLSAKDTSLAAALDLMEAKSIAEAIRASERYIAPAQNLTLVDRQQIAMKTIGALPRRDPAHQSKGRLPSPGWIAANRWQGVMPFTANPAFVAPAGGILGNTNNKTVDRPFPNHVSYLWGDTQRIQRWQRLMQGRQVHTRDSFIEAQLDTVSFTARSLLPLIGADLWFTEGTAPDGTAERQRQRALGLLAEWSGEMNEHLPEPLIYAAWLRALQARLIQDDLGPLAAEFTHVEPLFIERVFRDVDGASAWCDVRQSAPVETCPDMARLALDDALIWIDENWGSQLESLRWGDAHQATHDHPVLGKVPVLRYFVNIRQSTSGGDNTLQRGRTKGTLPDPFDNVHGAGYRGVYDFADPNSSVFITSTGQSGHFLSRHYDDLAQLWRRGEYIPMSLDEDLARAASVGITTLRPETP
- a CDS encoding NAD(P)-dependent oxidoreductase → MDKEKQMAKLAFLGLGVMGAPMAGHLQKAGHDVTVYNRTASKAEDWASAHGGSMARTPREAVKDAEVVMACVGNDDDLRSVCLGDDGAFAGMTAGAIFVDHTTVSAAVTRELYKTADAAQISFVDAPISGGQAGAENGQLSIMCGGDTGAFDRALPVMEVYAKICRRIGESGAGQMTKMCNQIAIAGVVQGLSEALHFAEKAGLDGRAVVEVISQGAAGSWQMANRYETMLDDKFDHGFAVDWMRKDLGICLDAGDEVGASLPVTALVDQFYKDVQKLGGGRWDTSALIKRLRAAG
- a CDS encoding glutathione S-transferase family protein, producing MADNVVIWTLDWVPMPDGPAGFVRDLRLRWACEEAGLSYEVRTIPFEGREANHLDRQPFGQVPYLDDGEIRMFESGACLLHLARKSEVLMPRDPVDEAQALQWTFAALNSVEMVSVPWWFLDMTGAQENGLTGWLESRLSHIDRVLSEREWLAADRFTVADLAMADVLRVGKVRSFGDRPATEAYLSRVTDRPAFKKAYSDQMAHFAAAEAKRAQAQG
- a CDS encoding YSC84-related protein, with the protein product MKKSMLSRRAFTLGALSATPVLAACGNGVGSRGSTTIDARVRATVEEMYRLYPNTRNLADKANGMLVMPLVTEAGLGFGGAYGRGALLIDDVTVDYYSVVKGSGGLQIGAQQYAHVLFFMTPAALSEFRRSPGWAAGADVEYVISDKGDSVSADTTTVLSPVLAAVFGRAGLRLGATLEGTKYTRIIP